In Rhodanobacter humi, the following are encoded in one genomic region:
- the rpoC gene encoding DNA-directed RNA polymerase subunit beta': MKDLLNLFNQQRETRDFDAIKIALASPELIRSWSYGEVKKPETINYRTFKPERDGLFCAAIFGPVKDYECLCGKYKRMKHRGVVCEKCGTEVTLAKVRRERMGHIELASPTAHIWFLKSLPSRIGLMLDMTLRDIERILYFEAFVVIDPGLTALERGQLLSEDQYLEAVEEHGDEFDARMGAEAVYELLKSLDLPGEVIRLKEEIASTNSETKLKRLTKRVKLIEAFLESGNKPEWMVLTVLPVLPPDLRPLVPLDGGRFATSDLNDLYRRVINRNNRLKRLLELNAPDIIVRNEKRMLQESVDALLDNGRRGRAITGTNKRALKSLADMIKGKQGRFRQNLLGKRVDYSGRSVITVGPTLRLHQCGLPKKMALELFKPFIFAKLQARGEATTIKAAKKLVEREEGQVWDILEEVIREHPVLLNRAPTLHRLGIQAFEPKLIEGKAIQLHPLVCTAFNADFDGDQMAVHVPLSIEAQLEARALMMSTNNILSPANGEPIIVPTQDVVLGLYYMTRELVNVKGTGMVFSGISEVRRAYDNRAVELHAKIKVRLRQVHIAADGARSEEIKLVETTVGRALLAEILPEGLPFQLANTELTKKAISRLINASYRRLGLKETVVFADQLMYTGYRFATRAGISIGIDDMKIPAEKKAILEEAEKEVVEIQQQYQSGLVTAGERYNKVVDIWSRTNELVAKAMIDGIGTETVTDNEGKQVAQKSMNSLYIMADSGARGSVAQIRQLAGMRGLMARPDGSIIETPIKANFREGLNVLQYFNSTHGARKGLADTALKTANSGYLTRRLVDVAQDVVVTMDDCGTEEGLVMQPIVEGGDVVEPLRDRVLGRVVVEDVYAPGNDDQPIVERDTLLNEALVEKLDKAGVQSIKVRSPITCAASHGVCKLCYGRDLARGHLVNMGEAVGVVAAQSIGEPGTQLTMRTFHIGGAASRAAAVDNVTVKTTGTLKFNNLKTVQHAQGHLVAVSRSGEVSVLDANGRERERYKVPYGATIAVKDGAPVKAGQTVSNWDPHTHPIVTEVAGVVRFIDFLDGVTVQSQTDELTGLESAVVTDPKRRGTQAKDLRPIVRLEDAKGRELKLPGTDIAAQYFLPAGAIVSIQNGAAVGVGDVVARIPQETSKTRDITGGLPRVADLFEARKPKEPAVLAERSGVISFGKDTKGKQRLIIKDVDGNEHEELIPKWRQVIVFEGEHVEKGETVVDGEPSPHDILRLLGVEPLASYLVKEIQDVYRLQGVKINDKHIEAIIRQMLRKVEIIDAGDSHYLRGEQVERVRINAENERAEGKGERPAEYQSVLLGITKASLATESFISAASFQETTRVLTEAAVRGTRDTLRGLKENVIVGRLIPAGTGLAYHASRRSQGGLTASELETLSGTASAVSFAEAPAGSESGAE; encoded by the coding sequence ATGAAAGACCTGCTCAACCTCTTCAACCAGCAGCGCGAAACGCGCGATTTCGACGCGATCAAGATCGCGCTGGCCTCGCCGGAACTGATCCGCTCCTGGTCGTACGGCGAAGTGAAAAAGCCGGAGACGATCAACTACCGCACCTTCAAGCCCGAGCGCGACGGCCTGTTCTGCGCCGCGATCTTCGGCCCGGTGAAGGACTACGAGTGCCTGTGCGGCAAGTACAAGCGCATGAAGCACCGCGGCGTGGTGTGCGAGAAGTGCGGCACCGAGGTGACGCTGGCCAAGGTGCGCCGCGAGCGCATGGGCCACATCGAGCTGGCCAGCCCGACCGCGCACATCTGGTTCCTCAAGTCGCTGCCCTCGCGCATCGGCCTGATGCTGGACATGACCCTGCGCGACATCGAGCGCATCCTGTACTTCGAAGCGTTCGTGGTGATCGATCCGGGCCTGACCGCGCTCGAGCGCGGCCAGCTGCTCAGCGAAGACCAGTACCTGGAAGCGGTGGAAGAGCACGGCGACGAGTTCGACGCCCGCATGGGCGCCGAGGCGGTGTACGAGCTGCTGAAGTCGCTGGATCTGCCGGGTGAAGTGATCCGCCTGAAGGAAGAGATCGCCTCCACCAATTCCGAGACCAAGCTGAAGCGCCTCACCAAGCGCGTGAAGCTGATCGAGGCGTTCCTGGAATCCGGCAACAAGCCGGAGTGGATGGTGCTGACCGTGCTGCCGGTGCTGCCGCCGGACCTGCGCCCGCTGGTGCCGCTGGATGGCGGCCGCTTCGCGACCTCCGACCTGAATGACCTGTACCGTCGCGTCATCAACCGCAACAACCGCCTGAAGCGCCTGCTCGAACTCAACGCGCCCGACATCATCGTGCGCAACGAGAAGCGCATGCTGCAGGAATCGGTCGACGCGCTGCTCGACAACGGCCGCCGCGGTCGTGCCATCACCGGCACGAACAAGCGCGCGCTGAAGTCGCTGGCCGACATGATCAAGGGCAAGCAGGGCCGCTTCCGCCAGAACCTGCTCGGCAAGCGCGTGGACTACTCCGGCCGTTCGGTGATCACCGTGGGCCCGACCCTGCGCCTGCACCAGTGCGGCCTGCCGAAGAAGATGGCGCTGGAGCTGTTCAAGCCCTTCATCTTCGCCAAGCTGCAGGCTCGCGGCGAAGCCACCACGATCAAGGCGGCCAAGAAGCTGGTCGAGCGCGAGGAAGGCCAGGTCTGGGACATCCTGGAAGAGGTGATCCGCGAGCATCCGGTGCTGCTGAACCGCGCGCCGACCCTGCACCGCCTCGGCATCCAGGCGTTCGAGCCGAAGCTGATCGAAGGCAAGGCGATCCAGCTGCATCCGCTGGTCTGCACCGCGTTCAACGCTGACTTCGACGGCGACCAGATGGCGGTGCACGTGCCGCTGTCGATCGAGGCGCAGCTGGAAGCGCGCGCGCTGATGATGTCCACCAACAACATCCTCAGCCCCGCCAACGGCGAGCCGATCATCGTGCCGACCCAGGACGTGGTGCTGGGCCTGTACTACATGACCCGCGAACTGGTGAACGTGAAAGGCACCGGCATGGTGTTCTCCGGCATCAGCGAGGTGCGCCGCGCCTATGACAACCGCGCGGTCGAGTTGCACGCCAAGATCAAGGTGCGCCTGAGGCAGGTGCATATCGCCGCCGATGGCGCCCGCAGCGAGGAAATCAAGCTGGTCGAGACCACCGTGGGTCGCGCGCTGCTCGCCGAGATCCTGCCGGAAGGCCTGCCGTTCCAGCTTGCCAACACCGAGCTGACCAAGAAGGCGATCTCGCGCCTGATCAACGCCAGCTACCGTCGCCTGGGCCTGAAGGAAACCGTGGTCTTCGCCGACCAGCTGATGTACACCGGCTACCGCTTCGCGACGCGCGCCGGCATCTCGATCGGCATTGACGACATGAAGATCCCGGCCGAGAAGAAGGCGATCCTGGAAGAGGCCGAGAAGGAAGTCGTCGAGATCCAGCAGCAGTACCAGTCGGGCCTGGTCACCGCCGGCGAGCGCTACAACAAGGTGGTCGACATCTGGTCGCGCACCAACGAGCTGGTCGCCAAGGCGATGATCGACGGCATCGGCACCGAGACGGTGACCGACAACGAGGGCAAGCAGGTCGCCCAGAAGTCGATGAACTCGCTGTACATCATGGCCGACTCCGGCGCCCGTGGTTCGGTGGCGCAGATCCGCCAGCTGGCCGGCATGCGCGGCCTGATGGCGCGTCCGGACGGCTCGATCATCGAGACCCCGATCAAGGCCAATTTCCGCGAAGGCCTGAACGTGCTGCAGTACTTCAACTCCACCCACGGCGCCCGCAAGGGCCTGGCGGACACGGCGCTGAAGACTGCGAACTCCGGTTACCTCACCCGCCGTCTGGTGGACGTGGCGCAGGACGTCGTCGTCACCATGGACGACTGCGGCACCGAGGAAGGCCTGGTGATGCAGCCGATCGTGGAAGGCGGCGACGTGGTCGAGCCGCTGCGCGACCGCGTGCTGGGCCGCGTGGTGGTCGAGGACGTCTACGCCCCCGGCAACGACGACCAGCCGATCGTCGAGCGCGACACCTTGCTGAACGAGGCGCTGGTCGAGAAGCTGGACAAGGCCGGCGTGCAGTCGATCAAGGTGCGTTCGCCGATCACCTGCGCCGCCAGCCACGGCGTGTGCAAGCTGTGCTACGGCCGCGACCTGGCCCGGGGTCACCTGGTCAACATGGGCGAGGCCGTGGGCGTGGTTGCCGCGCAGTCGATCGGCGAGCCCGGCACCCAGCTGACCATGCGTACCTTCCACATCGGCGGCGCCGCTTCGCGTGCCGCGGCGGTGGACAACGTGACGGTGAAGACCACCGGCACGCTGAAGTTCAACAACCTGAAGACCGTGCAGCACGCGCAGGGACACCTGGTCGCGGTGTCGCGTTCGGGCGAGGTGTCGGTGCTCGACGCCAACGGCCGCGAGCGCGAGCGCTACAAGGTGCCTTACGGTGCCACCATCGCGGTGAAGGACGGCGCACCGGTGAAGGCCGGCCAGACCGTGTCGAACTGGGATCCGCACACCCACCCGATCGTCACCGAGGTGGCCGGCGTGGTGCGCTTCATCGACTTCCTCGATGGCGTCACCGTGCAGAGCCAGACCGACGAACTGACCGGCCTGGAGTCGGCGGTGGTCACCGATCCGAAGCGCCGCGGCACTCAGGCCAAGGATCTGCGCCCGATCGTGCGCCTGGAAGATGCCAAGGGCCGCGAGCTCAAACTGCCGGGCACCGACATCGCCGCGCAATACTTCCTGCCGGCCGGCGCGATCGTGTCGATCCAGAATGGCGCCGCGGTGGGCGTGGGCGACGTGGTCGCACGTATCCCGCAGGAAACCTCCAAGACCCGCGACATCACCGGCGGTCTGCCCCGCGTGGCCGACCTGTTCGAGGCGCGCAAGCCGAAGGAACCGGCGGTGCTGGCCGAGCGTTCGGGCGTGATCAGCTTCGGCAAGGACACCAAGGGCAAGCAGCGCCTGATCATCAAGGACGTCGACGGCAACGAGCACGAGGAGCTGATTCCGAAGTGGCGCCAGGTCATCGTGTTCGAAGGTGAGCACGTGGAGAAGGGCGAGACCGTGGTGGACGGCGAGCCCAGCCCGCACGACATCCTGCGCCTGCTGGGCGTGGAGCCGCTGGCCTCGTACCTGGTCAAGGAAATTCAGGACGTCTACCGTCTGCAGGGCGTGAAGATCAACGACAAGCACATCGAGGCGATCATTCGCCAGATGCTGCGCAAGGTCGAGATCATCGACGCTGGCGACAGCCACTACCTGCGCGGCGAACAGGTGGAGCGCGTGCGCATCAACGCCGAGAACGAGCGGGCGGAAGGCAAGGGCGAGCGTCCGGCAGAGTACCAGTCGGTGCTGCTGGGCATCACCAAGGCCTCGCTGGCCACCGAGTCGTTCATCTCGGCGGCCTCGTTCCAGGAAACCACCCGCGTCCTCACCGAGGCGGCGGTCCGCGGCACGCGCGATACCTTGCGGGGTCTGAAGGAAAATGTTATCGTCGGCCGTCTGATTCCCGCGGGTACCGGCTTGGCGTATCACGCCTCGCGTCGCAGCCAGGGCGGCCTGACCGCCTCGGAACTGGAGACGCTCTCCGGTACCGCTTCCGCCGTCTCGTTTGCCGAGGCGCCGGCCGGCAGTGAAAGTGGTGCCGAGTAA
- the rpsL gene encoding 30S ribosomal protein S12 — MATINQLVRKSRSPKSYKSDSPALQNSPQRRGVCTRVYTTTPKKPNSALRKVAKVRLTNGYEVISYIGGEGHNLQEHSVVLIRGGRVKDLPGVRYHTVRGSLDCAGVTKRRQSRSKYGAKRPKA; from the coding sequence ATGGCGACTATCAACCAGTTGGTGCGCAAATCCCGCAGCCCGAAGAGCTACAAGAGCGATTCGCCTGCTCTGCAGAACAGCCCGCAGCGTCGCGGCGTCTGCACGCGCGTTTACACGACCACCCCGAAAAAGCCGAACTCGGCCCTGCGCAAGGTCGCCAAGGTGCGCCTGACCAACGGCTACGAGGTGATCAGCTACATCGGTGGCGAAGGCCACAATCTGCAGGAGCACTCGGTGGTGCTGATCCGCGGCGGTCGCGTCAAGGATCTGCCGGGCGTGCGCTACCACACGGTGCGCGGCAGCCTTGATTGCGCCGGCGTCACCAAGCGTCGCCAGTCGCGCTCGAAGTACGGCGCCAAGCGTCCGAAGGCCTAA
- the rpsG gene encoding 30S ribosomal protein S7, whose translation MSRKGSHPARVVLPDPKHGSQLIARFINMVMKSGKKSVAESIVYGALEHLGEKHAEPVALVEKALNNVAPAVEVKSRRVGGATYQVPVEVRPGRRMALAMRWVIEAARKRGETSMPRKLAAELQEASESRGGAAKKREETHRMAEANKAFSHYRW comes from the coding sequence ATGTCGCGTAAAGGTTCCCATCCCGCCCGTGTGGTGCTGCCCGACCCGAAGCACGGCAGCCAGCTGATCGCCCGCTTCATCAACATGGTGATGAAGAGCGGCAAGAAGTCGGTGGCCGAGAGCATCGTCTACGGCGCGCTGGAGCATCTGGGCGAGAAGCACGCCGAGCCGGTGGCTCTGGTCGAGAAGGCGCTGAACAACGTCGCGCCTGCCGTCGAGGTGAAGTCCCGTCGCGTCGGCGGTGCCACCTACCAGGTGCCGGTGGAAGTGCGTCCGGGTCGCCGCATGGCGCTGGCGATGCGCTGGGTGATCGAGGCTGCGCGCAAGCGCGGCGAAACCTCGATGCCGCGCAAGCTGGCCGCCGAGTTGCAGGAAGCTTCCGAGAGCCGTGGTGGTGCCGCCAAGAAGCGTGAGGAAACTCATCGCATGGCGGAAGCCAACAAGGCCTTCTCACACTACCGCTGGTAA
- the fusA gene encoding elongation factor G encodes MARTTPIERYRNFGIMAHIDAGKTTTTERILFYTGVSHKIGEVHDGAATMDWMEQEQERGITITSAATTAFWKGMDGSMDQYRFNIIDTPGHVDFTIEVERSLRVLDGAVFVLCAVGGVQPQSETVWRQANKYKVPRLAFVNKMDRTGANFDKVVGQLKSRLGAHPVPMVVPIGAEDNFEGVVDLLKMKAIVWDMASQGMKFEYADIPANLKDKADEAHGFMVESAAEATEELMNKYLEEGSLSEDEIIAGLRQRTLSSEIIPVYCGTAFKNKGVQAMLDAVVHLLPSPVDRPPVTGMDENDHEATRKADDAAPFSALAFKIMTDPFVGSLTFFRVYSGVLNAGDAVYNPVKSKKERIGRILQMHANDRHELKEVRAGDIAAAVGLKDVTTGDTLCAQDHVITLERMTFPEPVISMAVEPKTKSDQEKMGVALGRLAAEDPSFRVRTDEESGQTIISGMGELHLDIIVDRMKREFNVEANVGKPQVAYRETIRSSDVKSDYKHAKQSGGKGQYGHVVIEMSPISDADRADEKLSAAIKDDFLFINDITGGVIPKEFIPSVEKGLRETITSGPLAGFPVVGVKVKLVFGSYHDVDSSEMAFKLAASMAFKQGFAKASPVLLEPIMKVEVVTPEDYVGDVMGDMSRRRGILRGQEDTPSGKTIDAFVPLGEMFGYATTIRSLTQGRATFTMEFDHYAEAPNNIAEQVVKKA; translated from the coding sequence ATGGCACGCACCACTCCCATCGAGCGCTATCGCAACTTCGGCATCATGGCTCACATCGATGCCGGCAAGACCACGACCACGGAGCGCATCCTGTTCTACACCGGTGTCTCGCACAAGATCGGCGAGGTGCACGACGGTGCGGCCACGATGGACTGGATGGAGCAGGAGCAGGAGCGCGGCATCACCATCACTTCCGCCGCCACCACGGCGTTCTGGAAGGGCATGGATGGCTCGATGGACCAGTACCGCTTCAACATCATCGACACCCCCGGACACGTCGACTTCACCATCGAGGTGGAGCGCTCGCTGCGCGTGCTCGACGGCGCGGTGTTCGTGCTGTGCGCGGTCGGCGGCGTGCAGCCGCAGTCCGAGACCGTGTGGCGCCAGGCCAACAAGTACAAGGTGCCGCGCCTCGCGTTCGTCAACAAGATGGACCGCACCGGTGCGAACTTCGACAAGGTGGTCGGCCAGCTGAAGTCGCGCCTGGGCGCGCACCCGGTGCCGATGGTGGTGCCGATCGGTGCCGAGGACAACTTCGAGGGCGTGGTCGACCTGCTCAAGATGAAGGCGATCGTGTGGGACATGGCGTCCCAGGGCATGAAGTTCGAGTACGCGGACATCCCGGCGAACCTCAAGGACAAGGCGGATGAAGCGCACGGCTTCATGGTCGAGTCCGCGGCCGAGGCCACCGAAGAGCTGATGAACAAGTACCTCGAGGAGGGTTCCCTCAGCGAGGACGAGATCATCGCGGGCCTGCGCCAGCGCACCCTGTCCAGCGAGATCATTCCGGTCTATTGCGGCACCGCCTTCAAGAACAAGGGCGTGCAGGCGATGCTGGATGCGGTGGTGCACTTGCTGCCGTCGCCGGTGGATCGTCCGCCGGTGACCGGCATGGACGAGAACGACCACGAGGCGACCCGCAAGGCGGATGACGCCGCGCCGTTCTCCGCGCTCGCGTTCAAGATCATGACCGACCCGTTCGTCGGTTCGCTGACCTTCTTCCGCGTCTACTCGGGCGTGCTGAATGCCGGCGATGCCGTCTACAACCCGGTGAAGTCGAAGAAGGAGCGCATCGGCCGCATCCTGCAGATGCATGCGAACGATCGCCACGAACTGAAGGAAGTCCGCGCGGGCGACATCGCCGCCGCGGTCGGCCTGAAGGACGTGACGACCGGCGACACGCTGTGCGCGCAGGATCACGTGATCACCCTGGAGCGCATGACGTTCCCGGAGCCGGTGATCTCGATGGCGGTGGAGCCGAAGACCAAGTCCGACCAGGAAAAGATGGGCGTCGCGCTGGGCCGCCTGGCCGCCGAGGATCCGTCCTTCCGCGTGCGTACCGACGAGGAATCCGGCCAGACCATCATCTCGGGCATGGGCGAGTTGCACCTCGACATCATCGTCGACCGCATGAAGCGCGAGTTCAACGTCGAGGCCAATGTCGGCAAGCCGCAGGTGGCGTATCGCGAGACGATCCGCTCCAGCGACGTCAAGTCCGACTACAAGCACGCCAAGCAGTCCGGCGGCAAGGGCCAGTACGGTCACGTCGTGATCGAGATGTCGCCGATCAGCGATGCCGACCGCGCCGACGAGAAGCTGTCCGCGGCGATCAAGGACGACTTCCTGTTCATCAACGACATCACCGGCGGCGTGATCCCGAAGGAGTTCATCCCCTCGGTCGAGAAGGGTCTGCGTGAAACCATCACCAGCGGTCCGCTGGCGGGCTTCCCGGTGGTGGGCGTCAAGGTGAAGCTGGTGTTCGGCTCCTATCACGACGTCGACTCGTCCGAAATGGCGTTCAAGCTGGCCGCCTCGATGGCGTTCAAGCAGGGCTTCGCGAAGGCCTCGCCGGTGCTGCTCGAGCCGATCATGAAGGTCGAGGTGGTGACGCCGGAGGATTACGTGGGTGACGTGATGGGCGACATGAGCCGTCGCCGCGGCATCCTGCGCGGCCAGGAAGACACGCCGTCGGGCAAGACCATCGACGCGTTCGTTCCGCTGGGCGAGATGTTCGGCTACGCCACCACCATCCGTTCGCTGACCCAGGGTCGCGCCACCTTCACGATGGAGTTCGACCACTACGCCGAGGCGCCGAACAACATCGCCGAGCAGGTGGTCAAGAAGGCTTAA
- the tuf gene encoding elongation factor Tu: protein MAKGKFERTKPHVNVGTIGHVDHGKTTLTAALTKVGAERFGGEFKAYDAIDAAPEEKARGITISTAHVEYESPVRHYAHVDCPGHADYVKNMITGAAQMDGAILVCSAADGPMPQTREHILLSRQVGVPYIVVFLNKADMVDDAELLELVEMEVRELLSKYDFPGDDTPIIKGSALKALEGDQSEIGVPAIIQLVDALDSYIPEPVRAIDKPFLMPVEDVFSISGRGTVVTGRIERGVIKVGDEIEVVGIRPTQKTTVTGVEMFRKLLDQGQAGDNAGLLLRGLKRDDVERGQVLAKPGTITPHTDFEAEVYVLSKDEGGRHTPFFKGYRPQFYFRTTDVTGACQLPDGVEMVMPGDNVKMVVSLIHPIAMDEGLRFAIREGGRTVGAGVVAKVIK, encoded by the coding sequence ATGGCAAAGGGCAAGTTCGAGCGCACCAAGCCCCACGTGAACGTGGGCACGATCGGTCACGTGGACCACGGCAAGACGACGCTGACGGCGGCGCTGACGAAGGTTGGTGCGGAACGTTTTGGCGGCGAATTCAAGGCCTACGACGCGATCGACGCGGCGCCGGAAGAGAAGGCGCGCGGCATCACGATCTCGACGGCGCACGTGGAATACGAATCGCCGGTGCGCCATTACGCGCACGTGGACTGCCCGGGCCACGCCGACTACGTGAAGAACATGATCACGGGTGCGGCGCAGATGGACGGTGCGATCCTGGTGTGCTCGGCCGCCGATGGCCCGATGCCGCAGACGCGCGAGCACATCCTGCTGTCGCGCCAGGTGGGCGTGCCGTACATCGTGGTGTTCCTGAACAAGGCCGACATGGTGGACGACGCCGAGCTGCTGGAGCTCGTCGAGATGGAAGTGCGCGAGCTGCTGTCGAAGTACGACTTCCCGGGCGACGACACCCCGATCATCAAGGGTTCGGCGCTGAAGGCGCTGGAAGGCGACCAGAGCGAGATCGGCGTGCCGGCGATCATCCAGCTGGTGGATGCGCTGGACAGCTACATCCCGGAGCCGGTGCGTGCGATCGACAAGCCGTTCCTGATGCCGGTGGAAGACGTGTTCTCGATCTCGGGCCGCGGCACCGTGGTGACCGGCCGTATCGAGCGCGGCGTGATCAAGGTTGGTGACGAAATCGAAGTGGTCGGCATCCGTCCGACCCAGAAGACCACCGTGACCGGCGTGGAAATGTTCCGCAAGCTGCTGGACCAGGGCCAGGCGGGCGACAACGCGGGTCTGCTGCTGCGCGGCCTGAAGCGTGACGACGTGGAGCGTGGCCAGGTGCTGGCGAAGCCGGGCACGATCACCCCGCACACGGACTTCGAGGCCGAGGTGTACGTGCTGTCGAAGGACGAAGGCGGCCGTCATACGCCGTTCTTCAAGGGCTACCGCCCGCAGTTCTACTTCCGCACCACCGACGTGACGGGCGCCTGCCAGCTGCCGGACGGCGTGGAGATGGTGATGCCGGGCGACAACGTGAAGATGGTGGTGAGCCTGATCCACCCGATCGCGATGGACGAAGGCCTGCGTTTCGCGATCCGCGAAGGCGGCCGCACCGTCGGCGCCGGTGTGGTGGCCAAGGTCATCAAGTAA
- the rpsJ gene encoding 30S ribosomal protein S10, producing MANQKIRIRLKAFDHRLIDRSASEIVETAKRTGATVLGPIPLPTKIERYTILVSPHVDKDARDQYETRTHKRVLDIVDPNDKTVDALMKLDLAAGVDVQIKLG from the coding sequence ATGGCGAACCAGAAGATTCGCATCCGCCTCAAGGCGTTCGATCATCGTCTGATCGACCGTTCGGCCAGCGAGATCGTCGAGACGGCCAAGCGCACCGGTGCCACGGTACTCGGTCCGATTCCGCTCCCGACCAAGATCGAGCGTTACACCATTCTGGTGTCGCCGCACGTCGACAAGGATGCCCGCGACCAGTACGAGACCCGTACCCACAAGCGCGTGCTCGACATCGTCGACCCCAACGACAAGACCGTGGACGCGCTCATGAAGCTTGATCTCGCCGCTGGCGTCGATGTTCAGATCAAGCTCGGTTGA